Proteins encoded within one genomic window of Synechococcus sp. PCC 7335:
- a CDS encoding sulfotransferase translates to MGANLKTLAALLRENGPGRYPLHLLIIWATAIARFPFSTYERWQVRRSPYPESKPPIFIIGHWRSGTTFLHSVLSQSPQFAYTSPLAVGLPWDFLTLGNALRPILEGALPKDRFIDRVPVNPDSPQEDEIALASMQLLSFYQGLYFPKQFAKHFNAGIFFEGCTDIEMTEWQQAMVLFCKKLQIQNPHQQLLIKNPVYTARVKKLRELWPKAKFIHIYRNPYIVYRSTLNFYDKLFRELSLQSFEQVPVEEIVLESYPKMIEAAQRETRALPTQDFVELRFETFETNPVEQLEKIYDRLELTGWEEDLPHFQRYLESQKHYRKNDYAFPADMIERVRDRWQPLLDRWGYEPPASG, encoded by the coding sequence ATGGGTGCTAACTTAAAGACACTTGCAGCGCTACTGCGTGAAAACGGTCCAGGTCGCTATCCACTACATCTATTAATCATTTGGGCGACAGCAATAGCTCGCTTTCCATTTTCAACTTATGAACGCTGGCAGGTGAGGCGATCGCCTTACCCAGAAAGCAAACCTCCTATCTTCATCATCGGTCATTGGCGCAGCGGCACTACCTTTCTACACAGCGTCCTTAGCCAGTCACCTCAGTTCGCCTATACCTCTCCTCTAGCGGTCGGCCTACCCTGGGATTTCCTTACGCTAGGCAACGCCCTACGTCCTATTCTAGAAGGCGCTTTGCCAAAGGACCGATTCATTGATCGTGTGCCCGTCAACCCAGACTCTCCTCAAGAAGATGAAATTGCCTTAGCTAGTATGCAGCTCCTGTCATTTTATCAGGGGCTCTATTTTCCAAAACAATTTGCGAAGCATTTTAATGCCGGCATCTTTTTCGAAGGCTGCACTGATATAGAGATGACAGAATGGCAACAGGCCATGGTTCTCTTTTGCAAAAAGCTGCAAATTCAAAATCCTCATCAACAGCTACTGATCAAAAATCCGGTCTACACTGCTAGGGTGAAAAAACTGCGCGAACTATGGCCAAAGGCAAAATTCATTCACATCTATCGCAACCCCTACATTGTCTATCGCTCTACGCTCAACTTCTATGACAAGCTTTTTCGTGAGCTGTCTTTGCAATCATTCGAGCAGGTACCCGTAGAAGAAATTGTTTTAGAAAGCTATCCTAAAATGATAGAAGCTGCCCAGCGAGAGACAAGGGCTCTGCCTACACAAGATTTTGTGGAGCTGCGGTTTGAGACTTTTGAGACAAACCCAGTAGAACAGCTAGAAAAGATATACGATCGGCTAGAACTAACCGGATGGGAAGAGGATTTACCCCATTTTCAGCGGTATCTAGAATCGCAAAAACACTATCGAAAGAATGACTATGCATTTCCAGCAGATATGATTGAGCGGGTGCGCGATCGCTGGCAGCCACTGTTAGATCGTTGGGGCTACGAACCGCCTGCTTCAGGCTAG
- a CDS encoding PKD domain-containing protein → MTLSIVPVKSSVFVEEGNSIGLTVKTDGIEDDRTLTCEWDFGDGSSSIQGAMVIHRYHLAGQYPLTLIARDDKGTVSIIKRTAVVEMVPLVINSLVSYVIDHSKGIVAFEATAKASSNDLSGSNQIIDNSGDNCPVISRVSTYVWNFGDGSCSALGQKAIHKFNQSGTYFVSLIVSSPSGATATQVHKVTLDGVIQDSPIKNNKEVLEGYPITFNSPYKDNRILETHSIYWDFGDGTIVKNKVAPQHVYRKAGNYTVSLAITNKKGETSTNQIPVEVVSGAVEIRSLSASNLSRGLAPTKLTAFVDAPNKGALNYSWNFGDGSQKSYIKQPKSNAGKGDTVHHTYSRDGVYTVTLEVTNETGSRAVEVIPITVDSILQIESIAYPSTLIVGRAASFSTVASTRQKEGLIYQWMFERTDRNASRNASQRASENTGVSKGINTDENTQRKIGQVVSSTFLEAGAWSVTLGVSDGSKTVTEGFTIFVTQTELTISIQTKAHVLAKQHTEFVGSVNNSTNQSASSADLSTIEWDFGDGTKIKSKTLAVSHQYLHPGNYTTILRVIDTYGITATSTVSVNVIELPLILIARGKVVARLAANESVDGISGGVDKELTDRIEASLTIQPANNFYLYRGQMLRVEGKALIVVPKIDSRTMTIDTVDAIDAIASAEEDRQPLENQMRGARQRNIYPATISSVQANDSVQYQERGVVSIEVPQHRDLINNLLLQTSPIGYSPIQLDIRKYREQIQTTLGWSEIFLAGETADRPTVIEIQRGPLIVPGGVTLENMVIVVNRGNIVLRENYYTIDNLTLVAKDGGVELDDISAKAIKIFASKAIQTTKRSRFRGNSILASRQSIVFNGATVDATDCLKIVTQKRICFNASGAARSRILAKADVELYPNTTLEGSVHSLGNVIFNEGATLRAATHLTIVESHKTVTLPTSDFANGLNIRLPQGVDDAHHTIFVVDIPPDSSGTLQLADGSVLFPGKQLTCAELEQTSFFPTPAAAEDTSCFVYAIEDSWDTPINQTINICFESPATFADQADGLTAQPSTLWPPEHQMVEVKIESLVTIESDFTVTLESIACSEPIGSRIEGGSDYDYEIIEDDRILLRAAKLRNGTARVYQLTYRMEDKLGNVEYSRLDVPVALSLEMYQIQGYA, encoded by the coding sequence ATGACTTTAAGCATTGTTCCAGTCAAAAGTTCTGTCTTTGTCGAAGAAGGTAACAGTATCGGCCTGACAGTCAAGACCGATGGCATAGAAGACGATCGGACTTTAACGTGTGAATGGGACTTTGGAGACGGTAGCTCTTCTATTCAAGGAGCAATGGTTATACATCGATATCATCTAGCTGGTCAATATCCACTCACGCTGATAGCCAGAGATGATAAAGGTACCGTCAGTATCATCAAAAGAACGGCAGTTGTTGAAATGGTGCCTTTAGTAATCAATAGCTTAGTAAGCTACGTTATTGATCACTCAAAAGGAATAGTAGCATTTGAAGCAACTGCCAAAGCGAGCTCAAACGATCTGAGCGGCAGCAACCAGATCATCGACAATTCAGGTGATAATTGCCCGGTCATTAGTCGCGTATCTACTTATGTTTGGAATTTTGGCGATGGTAGTTGTTCTGCATTAGGGCAAAAAGCTATTCACAAGTTCAATCAAAGCGGAACTTATTTTGTTAGTCTGATTGTGTCTAGTCCCTCGGGTGCCACTGCCACTCAGGTCCATAAAGTTACTTTAGACGGTGTTATTCAAGATAGCCCTATAAAGAATAACAAAGAAGTACTAGAAGGTTATCCTATCACCTTCAATAGTCCATACAAAGACAACCGCATTCTCGAGACTCATTCTATCTACTGGGACTTTGGGGACGGCACAATTGTGAAAAATAAAGTTGCGCCTCAGCATGTCTACCGTAAGGCGGGAAACTATACCGTATCATTAGCAATTACCAATAAAAAAGGTGAAACTAGCACGAACCAGATTCCCGTTGAGGTTGTCTCTGGTGCAGTTGAGATCCGTTCTCTTTCAGCTAGCAACCTCTCTAGAGGTCTTGCTCCAACAAAATTAACGGCTTTTGTCGATGCCCCTAATAAAGGAGCGCTGAACTACTCATGGAACTTTGGAGATGGTAGTCAAAAGTCATACATTAAGCAGCCTAAGAGCAATGCAGGCAAGGGCGACACCGTCCATCATACCTATAGTCGCGATGGGGTATATACCGTTACGCTAGAAGTCACCAATGAAACAGGAAGTCGCGCAGTAGAAGTCATACCGATTACCGTTGATAGTATTTTGCAGATTGAGAGTATTGCTTATCCGAGCACTCTCATTGTTGGTAGAGCAGCTAGTTTTAGCACCGTAGCATCCACTAGACAAAAAGAGGGTCTGATTTATCAGTGGATGTTTGAGAGGACTGATAGGAACGCTTCTAGAAACGCCTCACAAAGAGCTAGTGAGAATACGGGGGTGAGTAAGGGTATAAATACTGATGAAAATACTCAACGGAAGATAGGGCAGGTAGTCTCTTCTACTTTTCTAGAAGCGGGCGCTTGGTCAGTTACGCTAGGGGTTAGCGACGGATCTAAAACAGTCACCGAAGGTTTCACAATTTTTGTGACACAGACAGAGCTGACAATCTCGATTCAGACGAAGGCACATGTTCTAGCTAAACAGCATACTGAATTTGTAGGCTCCGTAAACAATTCGACTAACCAATCTGCTTCGTCAGCAGATCTTAGTACCATCGAATGGGACTTTGGTGATGGGACGAAGATAAAGAGTAAAACGCTAGCGGTATCTCACCAGTATCTCCATCCAGGTAACTACACGACGATCTTGAGGGTAATAGATACTTACGGTATCACGGCTACTAGTACCGTTTCTGTAAATGTGATCGAGTTGCCATTGATACTTATTGCGAGGGGCAAAGTTGTAGCTAGGTTGGCAGCTAACGAGTCAGTCGATGGAATAAGTGGAGGTGTAGATAAAGAGCTAACAGATAGGATTGAAGCGAGCCTGACCATACAGCCGGCGAATAACTTTTATCTCTATAGGGGCCAGATGCTGCGAGTTGAAGGCAAAGCTCTGATAGTAGTCCCTAAGATTGATTCTAGGACTATGACAATAGATACTGTAGATGCCATAGATGCGATCGCTTCTGCAGAAGAAGATCGACAACCTCTAGAAAATCAAATGAGAGGCGCTCGTCAAAGAAACATCTATCCGGCAACAATTTCTTCGGTACAAGCGAATGATTCAGTTCAGTACCAAGAGAGGGGAGTGGTCTCAATCGAGGTACCACAGCACCGCGATCTAATAAATAATCTGCTCCTACAGACTTCGCCAATAGGGTACAGCCCGATTCAGCTCGATATCAGAAAGTATAGAGAACAAATACAAACAACACTTGGTTGGAGTGAGATCTTTCTAGCTGGAGAAACCGCTGATCGTCCGACAGTAATTGAAATTCAGCGGGGGCCGTTGATCGTTCCTGGGGGTGTCACCTTAGAGAATATGGTGATTGTGGTTAATCGAGGCAATATTGTTCTACGAGAAAATTATTATACTATTGATAATTTGACGCTTGTTGCCAAAGATGGCGGGGTTGAACTAGATGATATTAGCGCTAAAGCGATTAAAATCTTCGCTTCTAAAGCAATTCAAACAACTAAGCGATCGCGCTTTCGAGGAAATAGTATACTAGCCAGCCGGCAGTCCATCGTCTTTAACGGCGCCACGGTGGACGCAACCGATTGTCTGAAGATAGTTACCCAAAAAAGAATTTGCTTCAATGCCAGTGGGGCCGCGCGATCTCGAATCCTGGCAAAAGCAGACGTTGAGCTTTATCCAAACACAACGCTCGAAGGAAGTGTTCACTCCCTAGGAAATGTTATTTTCAACGAAGGAGCTACCCTAAGAGCGGCCACGCACTTAACCATTGTTGAATCGCACAAAACGGTCACTCTCCCAACATCTGACTTCGCGAACGGTTTAAACATTCGCCTCCCCCAAGGAGTTGACGATGCCCATCATACTATTTTTGTAGTTGACATTCCGCCTGATAGCAGCGGCACGCTTCAATTAGCCGATGGTAGTGTACTCTTTCCCGGCAAACAGCTGACCTGCGCTGAGCTAGAACAAACGAGTTTCTTTCCAACACCAGCAGCAGCCGAAGATACTAGCTGCTTTGTATATGCCATAGAAGACAGCTGGGATACTCCGATTAATCAGACTATCAATATTTGTTTTGAGTCCCCAGCGACTTTCGCTGATCAGGCGGATGGTTTGACCGCACAGCCCTCAACCCTGTGGCCCCCTGAACATCAGATGGTAGAAGTAAAGATCGAAAGCTTGGTGACTATCGAATCTGACTTCACAGTCACTCTAGAGTCGATTGCCTGTAGCGAACCTATTGGGTCTAGAATCGAAGGCGGCAGCGATTATGATTATGAGATTATTGAAGACGATCGAATTTTGCTGCGTGCTGCAAAGTTAAGAAACGGAACTGCTCGAGTATACCAACTAACCTATCGGATGGAGGATAAGTTAGGAAATGTAGAGTACTCGAGACTTGATGTTCCAGTCGCGCTGTCTCTAGAGATGTACCAAATTCAGGGATATGCGTAA
- a CDS encoding efflux RND transporter permease subunit produces the protein MTPISWRDRLNLSRLAIQNVWLTICCWIAIATIGLIAFGSLKYALFPDITFPVVVVNATLTTETVDIEASEVGSVESTESLLTSPIESQLSTIDGLNRSRSSTVAGRAVITLEFRVGTSLTEATAAVEEAVEAASLPSEATYEIIPLNLNEATAVSYALLSDSRSLDELADLAEIEVLPVLQSVPGVLRVDLLGEALTRVKFDTQAALAVQVIKQADANTLEVVEQVDVVVQTLQLELPQVQFALAATQAEYIQAATRATVSSLVGAIAIAILVIFAFLRSWRATLITALAIPLSLLGTCIVMAYYGFNLETITLLALALVIGIVVDDAIVELENIIRHIELGESPRQAALAATKEIGLTVSASTLTIAAVFLPVAFMGGTVGQFFKPFGLTVSAAVLVSLLVARTLSPVLAVYWLKPRQSSQNKLQAEADQPSISSTKSWLERSYSRLLAWSLRHRWSVVGIAIASFIAGIAIIPLIPQGFIPQLDRGEFYVNYTVDLPSASATIPDRIQAESDQLGTNPLATSPIDPAIAASRAPTLDPSAVDPNELDPSEPNPNAIDPREQLLQQTLLAADELEESIFQLPEVESALTTVGDRGQPNQGRIYVKLASNRTRSTAAVQSELREDLPEQDNVTTSVEDIQFVDTGGEKPLQVALLGDNLAVLNESVIALQTEVATRPGFADVRRSAAANTAEDIVEINHQNGQRVAFISANLEEGKALGDATDQVVEIAQSIIPESVSVGLSGDSARIGEVLGSFGRTLALAIICMLTVLFLPFGRLLEPAVVGLTLPLSIVGAMLALLITQSDFGLVSVLGLLFLLGLLDKNALLIMDYANQLRRDGMQRTEAIIKTGQVRLRPILMTTASTVLGMIPIALGLGAGSELRQPLAVAIIGGLLTSTLLSLIVVPVLYSLLEDGWKKVGSEK, from the coding sequence TTGACTCCTATTTCTTGGCGCGATCGCCTTAACCTTTCCCGCCTAGCCATTCAAAACGTCTGGCTGACAATTTGCTGCTGGATAGCGATCGCAACCATTGGTCTGATCGCCTTCGGCTCGCTTAAATATGCTCTTTTTCCTGACATCACCTTTCCAGTGGTTGTCGTCAATGCCACTTTGACAACAGAAACTGTGGATATAGAAGCGAGCGAAGTCGGCAGCGTGGAGTCTACTGAGTCGCTGTTGACGTCGCCTATTGAAAGCCAGCTATCCACTATAGACGGACTCAATCGTAGTCGTTCTTCTACAGTTGCTGGTCGCGCAGTGATCACGCTCGAATTTCGAGTGGGAACCTCACTAACAGAGGCAACAGCTGCAGTAGAGGAAGCTGTAGAGGCAGCGAGCCTGCCTTCAGAAGCAACTTATGAAATTATCCCGCTCAACCTAAATGAGGCGACAGCCGTCAGCTATGCCTTGCTGAGTGACTCGAGATCGCTAGATGAGCTAGCAGATTTAGCTGAGATTGAGGTTCTGCCAGTTTTACAATCGGTACCTGGCGTTTTGCGCGTAGATTTACTTGGAGAAGCGCTGACTCGAGTAAAGTTCGACACGCAGGCAGCGTTGGCGGTGCAAGTCATCAAGCAGGCCGATGCGAACACGCTAGAAGTAGTCGAGCAGGTGGATGTGGTCGTCCAGACGCTACAGTTGGAGCTGCCACAGGTTCAGTTTGCGCTAGCGGCGACTCAAGCAGAGTATATTCAGGCAGCAACGCGGGCGACGGTGAGTTCTTTGGTTGGCGCGATCGCGATCGCCATTCTAGTAATCTTTGCCTTTTTGAGAAGCTGGAGGGCTACGCTAATTACGGCGCTTGCCATTCCGCTCTCGCTGCTAGGCACCTGCATCGTCATGGCCTACTACGGTTTTAATCTAGAAACGATTACGCTGCTGGCGCTGGCACTGGTGATTGGCATTGTAGTAGATGATGCCATTGTCGAGCTAGAAAACATCATTCGGCACATTGAACTAGGGGAAAGTCCTCGGCAAGCGGCGCTAGCGGCCACTAAGGAAATTGGGCTGACGGTATCGGCCTCTACGCTGACGATCGCGGCAGTGTTCTTGCCAGTAGCCTTTATGGGTGGGACTGTCGGCCAATTTTTTAAGCCCTTTGGCCTAACTGTATCGGCAGCAGTGTTGGTGTCATTGCTAGTGGCCAGGACGCTCTCTCCAGTCCTAGCCGTTTATTGGCTAAAGCCAAGGCAGTCTTCTCAAAATAAACTACAAGCTGAAGCTGATCAGCCTTCTATCTCTTCTACTAAGTCTTGGCTAGAGCGATCCTATAGCCGTTTGCTGGCTTGGTCTTTGAGACATCGTTGGAGTGTTGTTGGTATTGCGATCGCTAGTTTTATTGCTGGAATTGCGATCATTCCTCTGATTCCCCAGGGGTTCATTCCTCAACTCGATCGAGGTGAGTTTTATGTGAACTACACTGTCGATCTCCCTTCAGCGTCTGCGACGATTCCCGATCGGATTCAGGCGGAATCAGACCAGCTAGGTACCAATCCACTAGCAACTTCACCCATTGACCCGGCGATCGCTGCTTCAAGAGCTCCGACGCTTGACCCAAGCGCGGTTGACCCAAACGAACTTGATCCAAGTGAACCTAATCCAAATGCGATTGATCCAAGAGAGCAACTACTACAACAAACGCTTCTAGCAGCTGATGAACTAGAAGAATCCATCTTTCAGCTGCCAGAAGTAGAGTCGGCGCTAACGACAGTCGGCGATCGCGGCCAGCCCAATCAAGGCAGAATCTATGTGAAATTAGCCTCCAATCGCACTCGTAGCACTGCTGCTGTTCAGTCTGAACTCCGAGAAGATCTACCCGAACAAGACAATGTGACCACTAGTGTTGAAGACATTCAGTTTGTCGATACGGGCGGTGAAAAGCCCTTACAGGTGGCTTTGCTAGGAGATAACTTAGCTGTACTAAATGAAAGTGTGATCGCACTTCAAACTGAAGTTGCTACGCGACCAGGCTTTGCTGATGTTCGCAGATCCGCAGCGGCCAACACTGCTGAAGATATTGTTGAAATCAACCATCAAAACGGTCAGCGCGTTGCCTTTATTAGCGCCAATCTAGAGGAAGGGAAAGCTTTGGGAGATGCTACCGACCAGGTTGTAGAGATCGCCCAATCTATCATTCCAGAAAGCGTGAGTGTAGGACTTAGTGGAGATTCTGCCCGGATTGGAGAAGTCCTAGGGAGCTTTGGCAGAACGCTAGCATTGGCTATTATCTGTATGCTGACGGTGCTATTCCTACCATTTGGTCGATTGCTAGAGCCTGCTGTAGTTGGGCTCACTTTACCTTTATCGATAGTAGGCGCTATGCTAGCGCTGCTGATTACCCAAAGCGACTTTGGCCTGGTATCGGTGCTAGGTCTGTTGTTTTTGCTAGGGCTACTAGATAAAAATGCGTTGCTAATTATGGACTATGCTAATCAGCTACGGCGAGATGGAATGCAACGTACTGAAGCAATTATCAAGACGGGTCAGGTGCGGCTGCGTCCTATCCTAATGACAACAGCTTCTACAGTGCTCGGTATGATTCCAATTGCGCTAGGGCTCGGAGCCGGTTCAGAACTACGACAACCTCTGGCCGTAGCTATTATTGGTGGACTGCTGACCTCAACGCTCTTGAGCTTGATTGTGGTGCCAGTGCTGTACAGTTTATTGGAAGACGGATGGAAAAAAGTGGGAAGCGAGAAATAA
- a CDS encoding squalene/phytoene synthase family protein: MPSVDSALALLKATSRTFFIPISILPNELKEAVASAYLCMRAIDQIEDHPDMDFVLKSKLLRQLSLNLQAGTESSNAADFAQGLKAFDADLEEVTLRIGEWALLAPETISPRIWDATAAMADRMAYWAERNWLIENEADLDRYCFSVAGSVGLMLSDLWAWHDGTPSNRTEAIGFGRGLQSVNILRNHTEDKVRSVEFYPPGWTDADMQQYARRNLALADAYTNALPKGPALTFCRIPLALAHGTLDALSQGKEKLSRSDVLSIVGQITKGQIATTLAR; this comes from the coding sequence ATGCCGTCTGTTGATTCTGCGCTGGCTTTGCTCAAGGCAACTAGCCGCACTTTTTTCATTCCAATTAGTATCTTACCGAATGAATTGAAGGAGGCCGTCGCCTCTGCCTATTTGTGCATGAGAGCCATCGACCAAATTGAAGACCATCCCGATATGGACTTTGTCTTAAAGTCTAAACTGCTAAGACAGCTCAGCTTAAACTTACAGGCAGGCACAGAGAGCTCAAACGCTGCTGACTTCGCTCAAGGACTGAAAGCTTTTGACGCGGATTTGGAAGAAGTTACCTTACGAATTGGGGAGTGGGCTCTGCTAGCACCCGAAACTATCTCGCCAAGAATTTGGGATGCAACAGCGGCAATGGCCGACCGAATGGCGTATTGGGCGGAGCGCAACTGGCTAATCGAGAACGAAGCTGATCTAGATCGCTATTGCTTTAGTGTGGCAGGCTCTGTAGGCTTGATGCTGTCAGATTTGTGGGCCTGGCATGATGGCACCCCTAGCAATCGGACCGAGGCGATTGGCTTTGGGCGAGGGCTGCAATCGGTGAATATCTTACGCAATCATACTGAAGATAAAGTACGAAGCGTTGAATTTTACCCTCCCGGTTGGACAGATGCTGATATGCAGCAGTATGCTCGCCGTAATTTGGCGTTAGCAGATGCTTATACAAATGCGCTGCCAAAAGGACCTGCCTTGACCTTTTGTCGAATTCCATTAGCGCTGGCCCACGGTACGCTAGACGCGCTGTCACAGGGCAAAGAGAAGCTAAGTCGAAGCGATGTACTCTCGATTGTGGGTCAAATCACGAAAGGACAGATTGCGACTACGCTGGCCCGCTAA
- a CDS encoding DMT family transporter, whose translation MLPKLLLLLLVTLGGAGLAVQSTWNARLRLSTGSPVLTTIVSLIVSLASLLLLWLSGTTARGSLPAFSSVPLWSWLGGIFAAYYLVSSLVAIPRIGVASVFSLVIAGQVIMSLVLDTTGAFGVTQISLSPLRILGTLLLLAGAILIQQ comes from the coding sequence ATGCTCCCCAAACTTCTCCTACTTCTTCTAGTGACGCTCGGTGGAGCTGGACTTGCTGTTCAAAGCACTTGGAATGCTCGGCTACGACTATCAACTGGGTCTCCAGTGCTAACAACAATTGTTTCCCTTATTGTCAGTTTGGCCTCTTTACTCCTGCTATGGCTCAGTGGTACTACGGCAAGGGGATCGCTACCCGCGTTTAGTTCTGTTCCTCTTTGGTCATGGTTGGGTGGTATCTTTGCGGCCTACTACTTAGTCTCTTCCCTAGTGGCCATTCCTAGGATAGGCGTTGCCTCTGTCTTTTCATTGGTCATTGCTGGCCAAGTGATAATGTCGCTAGTTCTTGATACGACTGGCGCGTTCGGAGTTACTCAAATTTCTTTGAGTCCCCTTCGCATCCTAGGAACGCTACTACTACTCGCTGGGGCAATCTTAATCCAGCAATAG
- a CDS encoding CsbD family protein, with amino-acid sequence MGLDDKIKNTAKDIEGKVQEAAGKATDNKEAQAKGKAKQAEASVQKAGENIKDGIKDAID; translated from the coding sequence ATGGGTCTCGACGATAAGATAAAGAACACTGCCAAAGATATTGAAGGCAAGGTCCAAGAAGCCGCTGGTAAAGCAACGGACAATAAAGAAGCTCAGGCAAAGGGAAAAGCGAAGCAGGCAGAAGCGTCTGTCCAGAAAGCAGGCGAGAATATTAAAGACGGTATCAAGGATGCCATCGACTAA
- a CDS encoding acylphosphatase: MVCFRVLISGKVQGVGYRYSTKEKAQFLGIVGWVRNLPNGKVEALIVGNHRQIESMMAWFHIGPPAASVSTVEVKEENPQKFESFNIL; encoded by the coding sequence ATGGTTTGCTTTCGGGTACTCATCTCAGGCAAAGTACAAGGCGTAGGATATCGCTACAGTACAAAAGAGAAAGCACAGTTCCTAGGGATAGTCGGTTGGGTCCGGAATTTACCTAATGGAAAGGTAGAAGCGCTGATCGTTGGAAATCATAGGCAGATAGAGAGTATGATGGCCTGGTTCCACATCGGTCCTCCTGCTGCGAGCGTATCTACCGTAGAAGTTAAAGAGGAAAATCCTCAGAAGTTTGAAAGTTTCAATATTCTGTAA
- the hpnH gene encoding adenosyl-hopene transferase HpnH yields the protein MGIHLQQAVSVGQYLVSQRLKGRKRYPLVLMLEPLFRCNLACSGCGKIQHPKEILKQNLSPEECFAAVEECGAPVVSIPGGEPLLHPQIDEIVEGLIERKKFVYLCTNGLLLEKSLDKFKPSSYLSFSVHLDGLQELHDECVDRKGVFKTAVSAIRAAKARGFRVTTNTTVFEGTDPKEIQDLFDFLTDIGVDGMMVSPGYSYEWAPNQDRFLRKEQTRALFREILAPYNDGKKGWQFNHNPLFLDFLTGQKDYDCTPWGSPSYSVLGWQKPCYLLNEGHYKSFKELLEETEWDNYGAKSGKPECVDCMVHCGYEPTAAQDSLQPKNMARSFSSLFG from the coding sequence GTGGGAATTCATTTGCAGCAGGCCGTTTCAGTCGGGCAGTACCTTGTCTCTCAAAGACTAAAAGGCCGTAAGCGCTACCCGTTAGTTCTCATGCTAGAGCCTTTGTTTAGATGCAACCTAGCCTGCTCAGGCTGTGGAAAGATCCAGCATCCTAAAGAAATTCTAAAACAAAACCTTTCACCTGAAGAGTGCTTTGCTGCTGTAGAAGAATGCGGCGCACCTGTCGTGTCTATTCCAGGGGGTGAGCCACTTTTACATCCTCAGATTGACGAGATTGTCGAAGGCCTCATCGAGCGTAAAAAGTTTGTATATCTATGCACCAACGGCTTGCTGCTAGAGAAAAGTCTAGATAAGTTCAAGCCCTCTTCGTATCTCAGCTTTAGTGTGCATCTAGATGGATTGCAGGAACTACACGATGAATGCGTAGATCGCAAAGGGGTCTTTAAGACGGCTGTTAGCGCTATTCGAGCAGCCAAGGCCAGAGGGTTTAGAGTGACGACAAATACCACCGTTTTTGAAGGAACTGACCCTAAAGAGATTCAGGACTTGTTTGACTTTCTCACCGATATTGGTGTGGACGGGATGATGGTCTCACCAGGCTATAGCTATGAGTGGGCACCCAACCAAGACCGATTTCTTAGAAAAGAGCAGACTCGGGCTTTGTTTAGGGAAATCTTAGCCCCATACAACGACGGCAAGAAAGGCTGGCAGTTTAATCACAATCCGCTATTCTTGGACTTCTTAACTGGCCAGAAAGACTATGACTGTACGCCTTGGGGGAGTCCTAGCTACAGCGTCTTAGGCTGGCAGAAGCCTTGCTATCTATTGAACGAGGGCCATTATAAAAGCTTCAAGGAGCTGCTAGAGGAGACTGAGTGGGATAACTATGGAGCTAAAAGTGGCAAGCCAGAATGCGTAGACTGTATGGTGCATTGTGGCTATGAGCCAACGGCTGCACAGGACTCACTACAGCCGAAGAATATGGCTAGATCATTTAGCAGTCTGTTTGGTTGA